In the genome of Saprospira sp. CCB-QB6, one region contains:
- a CDS encoding RHS repeat domain-containing protein, translating to MGQDSSQTGQADYYLAQVSSASLYYPFGWEMPGRKFVSGEEYRFGFNGKEDDRDWGTQNIQDYGFRLYNPSIGKFLSVDPLAKDYPELTCYQFASNTPLWAIDLDGLEAYFVHGTNSGNKSAWIKPSKEPNGHGINAMGQLMRLTNNETADVGFSWTGSNNRLWNNKKDRAKAAERLVDHVMATMNGKEDITLVGHSHGGNVALQAVPILRKRLDENGYENEISIHLITVATPADNSEGSPENPKTILDNWAFNERDEGLSTQLPFESHSHLYNNEDVVQTKGASAMGKLRSLGKEKSFDRQYTLYQGHNGGDFRNFSIDTRSVTRSGIKAHYMHNMAELGLVV from the coding sequence TTGGGCCAAGACAGCAGCCAAACGGGACAGGCAGATTATTATCTGGCGCAGGTATCTTCGGCAAGTTTGTATTATCCCTTTGGTTGGGAAATGCCTGGGCGTAAGTTTGTGAGTGGGGAGGAGTATCGTTTTGGGTTTAATGGGAAGGAAGATGACCGAGATTGGGGGACGCAAAACATACAGGATTATGGCTTTAGGTTGTATAATCCGAGTATAGGGAAGTTTTTGAGCGTGGATCCGTTGGCAAAGGATTATCCTGAGTTGACTTGTTATCAGTTTGCGTCTAATACGCCTTTATGGGCGATTGATTTGGATGGTTTGGAGGCGTATTTTGTTCATGGGACAAACTCAGGAAATAAAAGTGCTTGGATTAAGCCTTCAAAAGAACCAAATGGACATGGAATCAATGCAATGGGGCAGTTAATGAGATTGACAAACAATGAGACTGCCGATGTGGGGTTCTCTTGGACTGGATCCAATAACAGATTGTGGAATAATAAAAAAGATAGAGCTAAGGCAGCTGAACGCTTAGTAGATCATGTAATGGCTACAATGAATGGCAAAGAAGATATTACTTTGGTAGGACATAGTCATGGCGGGAATGTAGCATTACAAGCAGTACCTATATTACGAAAACGATTGGATGAAAATGGGTATGAAAATGAAATAAGTATACATTTAATTACTGTAGCAACCCCAGCAGATAATTCAGAGGGTAGTCCAGAGAACCCTAAAACAATACTCGATAATTGGGCTTTTAATGAGCGAGATGAAGGCTTGTCTACTCAATTACCATTTGAAAGTCATTCTCATTTGTACAATAACGAAGATGTTGTTCAAACAAAAGGTGCTTCAGCTATGGGTAAGCTTAGGTCTTTAGGTAAAGAGAAGTCTTTTGATAGACAATATACACTTTATCAAGGTCATAACGGAGGTGACTTTAGAAATTTTAGTATAGATACTAGATCTGTGACTCGGAGTGGAATAAAAGCACATTATATGCATAATATGGCTGAATTGGGCCTTGTTGTATAA
- a CDS encoding RHS repeat domain-containing protein — protein sequence MGQDSSQTGQADYYLAQVSSASLYYPFGWEMPGRKFVSGEGYRFGFNGQEEDPDMGVVFKYRIHNARVGRFLSVDPLAPEYPWNSCYAFAENRVIEGIDLEGLESSRTTDKQFTAPADPKLGVPAVDGISYNVPNLQVDFELKEAQRESAQKSLYNSNKAYVGPFTAEMKRRMALQREAKQQLEASQNPIILLGQFSADGFWTVYDAGSAGYHYYEGNYSKGTTHLLGAIIPFVPGRALNRPINVSLGIRVEGDLRAFSEIVDAPHWERWKQGTEYFRTSNSYESFENMVTEVMSNVVATKGTIKFQLDGFDFSKYWTDGGHKTGVWDNMTNFELSTILSTPEFLKHTEFYKNLDVKNTSDIVREINNAKPK from the coding sequence TTGGGCCAAGACAGCAGTCAAACGGGACAGGCAGATTATTATCTGGCGCAGGTTTCTTCGGCTAGTCTATATTATCCTTTTGGTTGGGAAATGCCTGGGCGTAAGTTTGTGAGTGGGGAGGGGTATCGTTTTGGGTTTAATGGGCAAGAGGAGGATCCTGATATGGGAGTGGTGTTTAAGTATCGTATCCATAATGCGAGGGTTGGCCGCTTTTTGTCTGTGGACCCACTTGCGCCGGAGTATCCCTGGAATAGCTGCTATGCTTTTGCGGAGAATCGAGTGATTGAGGGGATTGATTTGGAGGGGCTAGAAAGTAGCCGAACTACAGATAAACAGTTTACAGCTCCTGCAGATCCTAAGTTAGGAGTTCCAGCTGTGGATGGAATTTCTTATAACGTACCTAACTTACAAGTTGACTTTGAACTAAAAGAGGCGCAGAGGGAGAGTGCGCAAAAAAGCTTATACAATTCTAATAAAGCGTATGTTGGGCCATTTACCGCTGAAATGAAGCGTAGAATGGCTCTTCAACGGGAGGCTAAACAACAGTTGGAGGCTAGCCAGAATCCTATTATTTTGTTGGGGCAATTTAGTGCCGATGGGTTTTGGACTGTTTATGATGCGGGAAGTGCTGGGTACCATTATTATGAAGGAAACTATAGCAAAGGAACAACACACTTATTAGGAGCGATTATTCCTTTTGTACCAGGGCGAGCACTTAATAGGCCAATTAACGTCTCTTTAGGAATCAGAGTAGAAGGTGATTTACGAGCTTTTTCTGAAATTGTTGATGCTCCTCATTGGGAACGTTGGAAACAAGGAACAGAATATTTTAGAACTTCAAACTCATATGAAAGTTTTGAAAATATGGTTACAGAAGTTATGAGTAATGTTGTAGCTACGAAAGGAACAATTAAATTTCAATTAGATGGCTTTGATTTCAGTAAATATTGGACAGATGGTGGTCATAAAACAGGAGTTTGGGATAATATGACAAACTTTGAATTAAGTACAATATTAAGTACTCCAGAATTTTTAAAGCATACCGAATTTTATAAAAATTTGGATGTCAAAAATACTTCCGATATTGTTCGAGAAATTAACAACGCAAAACCAAAATAA
- a CDS encoding RHS repeat domain-containing protein, which yields MVRDSSEQIEEIVWNVQGKVQEVRFEAGKAGPDALKYEYDPMGNRLAKKKMYYGVDQYGLPVYWSTGQYYVRDPQGNVLAVYEHRDRLANVVNEAGDSLYLEELHLYGSARLGILKKRATLKEFQKSLELPGDDLGDLLLFKSSAALVASSYHQLELGRRRYELSNHLGNVLATVSDKSLGQDSSQTGQADYYLAQVSSASLYYPFGWEMPGRKFVSGEGYRFGFNGKEDDRDWGTQNIQDYGFRLYNPSVGKFLSVDPLASKYPFYTPYQFASNTPITAIDIDGLESNVRFNVNENVKGRVDYQLGSKNEHKLTFYATSYRKDDIRMKSSEGTRAQIVDYSVIMSVNIKVEKGKPAVSQVNIESVKQSVTITTIGYGGYVDQKQSSSELLTDQERAFQGADVAINFGEALLGEMAEGLKDILEIKPDFNPYNQPISPEILNKISGAQATKELILAPKSKWKLVDPVNLADKGITKIQNELKGIQNAAAGPGKLQKMSKGGRFSRMYYAAVMGIFLGNEYRKWADHSGSGHTVMEFDTTDADDGNKKEMKKRRKN from the coding sequence TTGGTTCGAGATAGCTCGGAGCAGATTGAGGAGATAGTTTGGAATGTACAAGGCAAGGTGCAAGAGGTTCGTTTTGAGGCGGGCAAGGCAGGTCCTGATGCCTTGAAGTATGAGTATGACCCCATGGGTAATCGCTTGGCCAAGAAGAAGATGTATTATGGTGTGGACCAATATGGTTTGCCCGTATATTGGTCAACGGGACAGTATTATGTCCGTGACCCTCAGGGGAATGTGCTGGCAGTTTATGAGCATCGGGATCGCTTGGCTAATGTGGTGAATGAGGCAGGGGATAGCCTGTATTTGGAGGAGCTGCATTTATATGGCTCGGCTCGTTTGGGGATCTTGAAAAAAAGAGCGACCTTAAAGGAGTTTCAAAAAAGTTTGGAGCTTCCTGGTGATGATTTGGGTGATTTGCTTCTGTTTAAAAGTTCGGCTGCACTAGTGGCGAGCAGCTACCATCAACTAGAGCTGGGCCGCCGCCGCTACGAGCTTTCCAACCACTTAGGCAATGTACTGGCTACGGTCAGTGATAAATCTTTGGGCCAAGACAGCAGCCAAACTGGGCAGGCAGATTATTATCTGGCGCAGGTATCTTCGGCTAGTTTGTATTATCCCTTTGGATGGGAAATGCCTGGGCGCAAGTTTGTGAGTGGGGAGGGGTATCGTTTTGGGTTTAATGGGAAGGAGGATGACCGAGATTGGGGGACGCAAAACATACAGGATTATGGCTTTCGGTTGTATAATCCGAGTGTAGGGAAGTTTTTGAGTGTGGATCCGTTGGCGTCAAAGTACCCGTTTTATACACCCTATCAATTTGCTTCTAATACGCCTATTACAGCAATTGATATAGATGGTTTAGAATCCAATGTTAGATTTAATGTTAATGAAAATGTTAAAGGTAGGGTTGACTATCAATTAGGCTCTAAAAATGAGCATAAACTTACCTTCTATGCAACATCCTATAGAAAAGATGATATTCGTATGAAGTCATCAGAAGGAACAAGAGCTCAAATTGTGGATTACAGTGTGATAATGAGTGTGAATATAAAAGTAGAAAAAGGAAAACCTGCTGTATCACAAGTTAATATTGAAAGTGTCAAACAATCTGTAACTATAACAACAATAGGATATGGCGGATATGTAGATCAAAAACAAAGTAGTAGTGAATTATTGACAGATCAGGAAAGGGCATTTCAGGGGGCAGATGTTGCGATTAACTTTGGGGAAGCGTTGTTAGGTGAAATGGCTGAAGGATTAAAAGATATTTTAGAGATAAAACCTGATTTTAACCCATATAATCAACCCATATCACCAGAAATATTAAACAAGATTAGCGGTGCTCAGGCAACTAAGGAGCTAATACTGGCTCCAAAGAGTAAGTGGAAGCTAGTAGATCCTGTAAACTTAGCCGATAAAGGCATTACGAAAATACAAAATGAACTTAAAGGGATACAAAATGCTGCTGCGGGACCAGGGAAGCTCCAAAAAATGTCGAAAGGAGGTAGGTTTTCTCGGATGTATTATGCTGCAGTAATGGGTATTTTCTTAGGGAATGAATATCGAAAATGGGCTGATCATTCTGGGAGTGGCCATACTGTGATGGAGTTTGATACAACCGATGCAGATGATGGAAATAAGAAAGAAATGAAGAAAAGAAGGAAGAACTAA
- a CDS encoding tetratricopeptide repeat protein produces the protein MKMKQYLAVAAFVGMGMAVQAQNNLRTSAFMDLMEYSGTPNKKGLLERAKTNIDQVVLHEKTKDEVKSWKYKGQIYHRIAADAELAPKYPNAAIECYDAFAKALSMAEAEVEAKGKPKSKIKGKGDFKTGFKNAGVVLYNTATAAFNGQDWTAAYENFRRVAAIPERTAAFDPKGSIKLTFEAAGSTVDMVSNARFLGGLAAINNKKSKDAEALLLPALEKGSLSEANEQVAYSKLALGYFAEGNTAAAKTILKKGRDKYAMNFDLLIAEINIALAEGRLAELESELKQAVEADKENVELHFVLGNMYDELFRKALEKAEKDETAYAEAKTYFEKAVNWYEKTKALKSDHFNSLYSLGAIYVNHSNYFVLQMQSLSLKEKEKGEALQKEYMSYLDEGLARLLEAEKVNPDDLGLIRALKEVYTRKNDDANWKKYNDKEKSLR, from the coding sequence ATGAAAATGAAGCAATATTTGGCCGTAGCGGCTTTTGTGGGAATGGGAATGGCTGTACAGGCGCAAAATAACTTGCGAACTTCGGCCTTTATGGACCTTATGGAGTATAGCGGAACGCCAAACAAAAAAGGCCTTTTGGAACGGGCTAAGACGAATATTGATCAGGTTGTTTTGCATGAAAAAACAAAGGATGAGGTAAAAAGCTGGAAGTATAAGGGGCAGATTTACCATCGAATTGCGGCGGATGCAGAGTTGGCGCCAAAATATCCCAATGCGGCGATTGAATGTTATGATGCCTTTGCGAAAGCTTTGAGTATGGCCGAGGCCGAAGTAGAAGCTAAAGGCAAGCCTAAAAGTAAAATTAAGGGAAAAGGTGATTTTAAAACGGGCTTTAAAAATGCGGGTGTAGTCCTTTATAATACGGCTACGGCGGCATTTAATGGTCAGGATTGGACGGCTGCTTATGAGAATTTCCGTAGAGTGGCGGCTATTCCAGAAAGAACAGCGGCTTTTGATCCTAAAGGGAGCATCAAATTGACTTTTGAGGCAGCTGGAAGCACTGTTGATATGGTGAGCAATGCTCGTTTTTTGGGTGGATTGGCTGCAATCAATAATAAGAAAAGCAAAGATGCGGAAGCTTTACTTCTGCCTGCTTTAGAAAAAGGAAGCTTATCAGAAGCGAATGAGCAAGTGGCTTATTCTAAATTGGCTTTGGGTTATTTTGCTGAGGGCAATACTGCGGCGGCCAAAACCATTTTGAAAAAGGGCCGTGATAAATATGCGATGAACTTTGATTTATTGATTGCCGAGATCAATATTGCTTTGGCTGAAGGTCGTTTAGCGGAGTTGGAATCGGAGCTCAAGCAAGCGGTAGAAGCCGATAAAGAAAATGTAGAATTGCATTTTGTTTTGGGGAATATGTATGATGAGCTTTTCCGTAAAGCTTTAGAAAAGGCAGAAAAAGATGAAACGGCTTATGCGGAGGCAAAAACTTATTTTGAAAAGGCTGTAAATTGGTATGAAAAAACCAAAGCGCTTAAGTCAGATCATTTTAATTCTTTGTATAGTTTGGGCGCAATTTATGTCAACCACTCTAACTACTTTGTGCTTCAAATGCAGAGTTTGAGCCTTAAGGAAAAGGAAAAAGGCGAAGCTCTTCAGAAAGAGTACATGAGCTATTTGGATGAAGGTTTGGCTCGTTTGCTTGAAGCCGAAAAAGTAAATCCAGATGATTTGGGGCTTATCCGTGCACTTAAAGAAGTGTATACACGCAAAAATGATGATGCGAATTGGAAGAAATACAACGATAAAGAGAAATCATTGCGTTAA
- a CDS encoding IS5 family transposase, which produces MQNYALTNRFYTAQGKFLFNVWFPPLASKNLIAKPSKRGRPKTISDEFIRYLFRLKVLFSFGYRQLEGILKCVISKYNLDAKPISFTQIYRRVKKLKLNIKSKKRTKERSVAIDSTGLKTKGQGEWLRKKYLEKQRSSWIKVHLAVDDKTGEILSVEITTERKTDASQLPKMMKKMKSLNIRQVYADGAYDQIKCREAICKAGAVPFIPPRKNARLKKGKDGELVDSYRNDDILYIWELGATAWKQDLGYHRRNLSETAMMRLKHFFSERLSSLSFKMQKQEVLMRIQILNELNAVKLEVVTNQ; this is translated from the coding sequence ATACAGAATTACGCACTAACCAACAGATTTTATACGGCCCAAGGTAAGTTTCTTTTTAATGTTTGGTTCCCGCCTTTGGCAAGCAAAAACCTCATAGCTAAGCCTTCAAAACGCGGCAGACCTAAAACAATTTCTGATGAATTTATTCGCTATTTATTCCGTTTAAAAGTGCTTTTTTCTTTTGGATATCGACAATTAGAAGGTATTCTAAAATGCGTTATTTCCAAATATAATTTGGATGCTAAGCCCATATCTTTTACTCAAATATATCGTAGAGTCAAGAAACTAAAACTGAATATTAAGTCTAAAAAGAGGACTAAAGAAAGATCGGTAGCAATAGATAGTACAGGACTAAAAACAAAAGGACAGGGAGAATGGTTAAGAAAAAAATACTTGGAAAAGCAGCGCTCTAGCTGGATTAAAGTACATTTAGCAGTGGATGATAAAACAGGAGAAATATTATCTGTAGAGATTACCACAGAGCGAAAAACCGATGCTTCTCAACTCCCCAAAATGATGAAAAAAATGAAATCCTTGAATATCCGCCAAGTTTATGCAGATGGCGCCTATGACCAAATAAAATGTCGGGAAGCAATTTGTAAGGCTGGAGCGGTACCGTTTATTCCCCCACGTAAAAATGCTCGCCTAAAAAAAGGAAAAGATGGAGAGCTGGTTGACAGTTATCGCAATGATGATATTTTATATATCTGGGAGTTGGGAGCTACTGCTTGGAAACAAGATTTAGGCTATCATCGTCGAAATTTAAGCGAAACTGCAATGATGCGACTCAAGCACTTTTTCTCTGAACGGCTCTCTTCGCTCAGCTTTAAAATGCAGAAGCAAGAAGTCCTGATGCGTATTCAAATTTTAAATGAGCTTAATGCTGTCAAGTTGGAAGTTGTTACTAATCAGTAA
- a CDS encoding NlpC/P60 family protein, with protein MSQIEKLQAVLKDYESKLNSLQTLFMSDGKIDAQEQEVISEIEALMGRINQRLDKAIAASSSATTTEEDNTPTDPPTELGREPQFEVDPNKRWSFDDFMKERSQVVVDKASLTAAEKDYFEDYAALAQKYIDEKMAKYGKGQKSPISGQALADAALKTYLKYGDIKKVVPVEMMLSQLQFETFFGSRGNREGSEKSPFNVGVYDSGDANFLDQLPDMNAGIEMYFDLMAEDYLSTKDADELEKNFTNENDQRYASDKSYETKVQQQSDHIESFAKKQGLDMPDEEGLDEEDGNNAQTPSENEETPAANNTISASVGKGGKNKSADAVLVQKTLNAKNNAGLAVDGDVGPLTIKAIENYQQKTFGWKDGLIEVGGKTAGALFGTSSANDNNSNTADNNATEDQPTDDGQTSGKEGNYVKPSWIAKAEGYTGKAETATMVKDDPFVKMLFEELGTYNEWAKNQTVKTANWCAAFVSHCLKKSGQASLTYYDGGRAKSYLKYGTKIDKPAYGAIVVFSRSGGGHVGFVVGQTESAILTLGGNQGNKVCVKAYSKSKVQGYVVPSSWTVPEENYLD; from the coding sequence ATGAGCCAAATTGAAAAGCTACAAGCTGTATTAAAAGATTATGAAAGCAAGCTCAATAGCTTGCAAACATTGTTTATGAGCGATGGAAAAATTGATGCTCAAGAACAAGAAGTAATTTCGGAAATTGAAGCCTTAATGGGCCGCATTAACCAACGCTTGGATAAAGCTATTGCCGCTTCTTCTTCGGCAACAACAACAGAAGAAGATAACACTCCAACAGATCCCCCTACAGAATTGGGCCGCGAACCACAATTTGAAGTGGATCCCAACAAACGTTGGAGTTTTGATGACTTTATGAAAGAACGCTCGCAAGTTGTAGTAGATAAAGCGAGCTTGACGGCTGCCGAAAAAGATTATTTTGAAGATTATGCCGCCTTAGCCCAAAAATATATTGATGAAAAAATGGCCAAATATGGCAAGGGCCAAAAAAGTCCAATTAGCGGACAAGCCCTAGCCGATGCCGCCCTCAAAACCTACTTGAAATATGGCGACATCAAAAAAGTGGTGCCCGTAGAAATGATGCTCTCGCAATTGCAATTTGAAACCTTTTTTGGAAGCCGCGGCAACCGAGAAGGCAGCGAAAAATCGCCTTTCAATGTGGGCGTTTACGATTCGGGAGATGCCAACTTTTTGGACCAATTACCCGATATGAATGCTGGTATCGAAATGTACTTTGATTTGATGGCCGAAGATTATCTATCTACCAAAGATGCCGACGAATTAGAGAAAAATTTCACCAACGAAAATGACCAACGCTATGCCTCTGATAAAAGCTATGAAACAAAGGTCCAACAACAATCAGATCATATTGAAAGCTTTGCCAAAAAACAAGGACTCGATATGCCTGACGAAGAAGGCTTAGATGAGGAAGATGGAAATAATGCACAGACGCCCAGCGAAAATGAAGAAACACCCGCAGCCAACAACACAATTTCTGCCTCGGTCGGTAAAGGCGGGAAAAATAAATCTGCAGATGCCGTTTTAGTGCAAAAAACACTAAATGCTAAAAATAATGCTGGCCTAGCCGTTGATGGCGATGTAGGCCCCCTAACCATCAAAGCAATTGAAAACTACCAACAAAAAACTTTCGGTTGGAAAGATGGCCTGATTGAAGTAGGTGGAAAAACAGCCGGCGCACTCTTCGGGACAAGCAGTGCAAACGATAATAATAGCAATACTGCCGATAATAATGCAACAGAAGATCAACCCACTGATGATGGCCAAACCTCTGGCAAAGAAGGAAATTATGTAAAACCTAGTTGGATTGCCAAAGCAGAAGGCTATACCGGAAAAGCAGAAACAGCCACAATGGTTAAAGATGACCCCTTTGTCAAAATGCTTTTCGAAGAATTAGGCACTTATAACGAATGGGCAAAAAATCAAACGGTAAAAACAGCCAACTGGTGCGCAGCCTTTGTCTCTCACTGCCTCAAAAAATCAGGACAAGCTTCTTTGACCTATTATGATGGTGGCCGAGCAAAAAGTTACCTCAAATATGGGACAAAAATTGACAAGCCAGCCTATGGCGCCATCGTTGTTTTTAGCCGCTCTGGCGGTGGACATGTCGGTTTTGTTGTTGGCCAAACCGAGAGCGCAATTTTAACGCTGGGCGGAAACCAAGGCAATAAAGTTTGTGTAAAAGCTTACTCCAAAAGTAAAGTACAGGGTTATGTCGTTCCTTCTAGCTGGACCGTTCCCGAAGAAAACTATTTGGATTAA
- a CDS encoding lysoplasmalogenase: protein MKKPIWLLDILYVLASLGCLLGRLSETPLDQQLDYSCKPLLMPILALRFYWSLPQQARKNDLLFVLALFFAWGGDVALMLGDAYFILGLGSFLLMQLLYSYLFFQRRSWSSFLGRRPIFAPLILSLAFGFYFLALPKLLEDPILPFAVALYALALGSMSILALTVYKKQAAKILGALGLGAFLFLISDLMIGLNAFVYPDFFLAGFGIMSTYTLGQWLIVWAYPKLNS from the coding sequence ATGAAAAAACCCATTTGGCTTTTAGATATTTTATATGTTTTGGCAAGCTTGGGCTGTTTGTTGGGCCGCTTGTCCGAAACACCTTTAGATCAGCAACTGGATTATAGTTGCAAGCCTTTGCTCATGCCCATTTTGGCCCTTCGCTTTTATTGGAGCTTGCCTCAACAGGCCCGCAAAAATGATCTTCTTTTTGTTCTGGCTTTATTTTTTGCTTGGGGCGGAGATGTAGCACTAATGTTGGGCGATGCTTATTTTATTTTGGGTTTGGGCAGTTTTTTATTGATGCAGTTGCTTTATAGCTACTTATTTTTTCAGCGGCGCTCTTGGTCCTCCTTTTTGGGCCGCCGCCCTATTTTTGCGCCCCTAATTTTGTCTTTGGCTTTTGGTTTTTACTTTTTAGCCTTACCCAAATTATTAGAAGATCCAATTTTGCCTTTTGCCGTAGCTCTTTATGCCTTAGCCCTAGGAAGTATGAGCATTTTGGCGCTAACAGTATATAAAAAACAGGCCGCAAAAATTTTAGGCGCTTTAGGCTTGGGAGCTTTCCTCTTCCTGATCTCCGATCTGATGATTGGCCTCAATGCTTTTGTTTATCCCGATTTTTTCTTGGCGGGTTTTGGCATCATGAGTACTTATACCCTCGGTCAATGGCTAATCGTTTGGGCCTATCCAAAATTAAATAGCTAG
- the kdsB gene encoding 3-deoxy-manno-octulosonate cytidylyltransferase yields the protein MKILAVIPARYASSRFPGKPLADINGEPMVWRVYQQAQKVNWTKLVVATDDERILQAVEARGGLAMMTRADHPSGSDRVGEVLSKLQAQGEDFDFVVNIQGDEPFIQPEQLEELKGALRPGGISSLMKKIEQKTMLEASQVVKVVVNAKQQALYFSRFPIPFFRGEGNPLAAHTYYKHIGLYGYDAQLLPNLLALTPSALEQAESLEQLRWLEAGYPIYMAETQYESHGIDYPEDLKR from the coding sequence ATGAAAATTTTAGCGGTAATTCCAGCGCGCTATGCCTCTTCTCGTTTTCCCGGAAAACCTTTGGCCGATATCAATGGCGAACCTATGGTTTGGCGGGTTTATCAGCAGGCCCAAAAAGTAAATTGGACAAAATTGGTAGTGGCTACAGATGATGAACGCATTTTGCAAGCTGTTGAAGCCCGAGGCGGTTTAGCCATGATGACGCGAGCGGATCATCCTTCGGGTAGCGATAGAGTAGGAGAGGTCTTGTCTAAATTGCAAGCTCAGGGAGAAGATTTTGATTTTGTGGTGAATATTCAGGGGGATGAACCATTTATTCAGCCCGAACAATTGGAAGAACTCAAAGGAGCCTTGCGCCCAGGCGGTATTAGTAGCTTGATGAAAAAAATTGAGCAAAAAACAATGCTCGAAGCTTCTCAAGTGGTAAAAGTAGTGGTGAATGCCAAACAGCAAGCACTTTATTTTAGTCGTTTTCCCATTCCTTTTTTTAGAGGAGAGGGAAATCCCTTGGCCGCACATACTTACTACAAACATATTGGTCTTTATGGTTATGATGCTCAATTATTGCCAAATTTATTGGCCTTAACGCCTTCTGCCTTAGAGCAGGCCGAGTCATTGGAACAATTGCGTTGGCTAGAAGCCGGTTATCCAATTTATATGGCCGAAACGCAATACGAAAGTCATGGCATTGATTATCCCGAAGACCTAAAACGATGA